Sequence from the Amycolatopsis sp. NBC_00345 genome:
CGGGCACGGCCACCGCGATGCAGCGGACGCCCAGCTCCTGCTCGGCCTCGTCCAGCGCGTACCCCTGGCCCGCGATCCGGGTCAGCTCGGCGGCGAGCGCGGCCGGGTCGGTGAACGTGTGCTCGGTGTAGGCGGGCATGCCGGTGCGGTCGAGCAGCGCGGCGACGTCGTCGGCCGGCAGTTGCGCGAGCATCGCCTTGCCGACGCCGGTGCCGTGTGGCAGCAGCCGGCGGCCGACCTCGGTGAACATCCGCATCGAGTGCTTCGACGGCACCTGTGCCACGTACACCACTTCGTCGCGTTCCAGCACCGCGAGGTTGGCCGTCTCGCCGACCTCCTCCACCAGCTCGACCAGCAGCGGCCGCGCCCAGGCGCCGAACTGCATGCTCGCGTTCTCGCCGAGCCGGATCAGCCGCGCGCCGAGCGCGTAGCGGCGGTTGGTGTTCTGCCGCACGTAGCCGAGGTCGACCAGCGTCCGGATCAGCCGGTGGATCGTCGGCATCGGCAGCCCGGACAGCGTCGCGAGCTCCGAGAGGCTGGCCTCCCCGCCGGTGTCGGCGAGGTGTTCCAGCAGCTCGAAGGCGCGTTGCAGGGACTGGACGCCGCCGTCTCGTCCGCTTTTCTCAGCCGCCACCGTGGTCCTCCTCACAGGTCCGGGCTCTGCCGTTTGAGCTTCCGCTATGCAGAAACTATAGTCCGTCAGGTAAAAACCGTAGGGACGTTATCCAAAGCACGACTCGGGGTGTTTCGCATGTCTGAAGTCCAGGTCCTCGGCGGCTCTGTCGAGCGCGGCGACGAGATCCTGACGCCGGAAGCCCTCGCCTTCCTGGCGGGGCTGCACGACGCGTTCGCGGGCCGCCGGGACGAACTGCTCGTCGCCCGCGGCAAGCGCCGCGAGGAGGCCCGCACCACCGGCCGGCTCGACTTCCTGCCGGAGACCCAGGGGGTCCGCGACGGCGACTGGCAGGTCGCCGGGGCGCCGCCGGCGCTGCGTGACCGCCGGGTGGAGATCACCGGTCCCACCGACCGCAAGATGACCATCAACGCCCTCAACTCCGGCGCCAAGGTGTGGCTCGCCGACTTCGAGGACGCCAACACCCCGCACTGGGCGAACGTCGTCTCCGGCCAGGTCAACCTGCGCGACGCCATCCGCGGCGACATCACGCTGGAGAGCGGCGGCAAGAGCTACGCGCTGAAGGACGACGTCGAGCACGCCACCATCGTGGTCCGCCCGCGCGGCTGGCACCTCGACGAGCGCAACCTGACCTTCGGCGCGCGCTTGGGCGTCGGCGCGCTGGTCGACTTCGGCCTCTACTTCTTCCACAACGCCGCCGAGCTGCTCAAGCGCGGCAAGGGCCCGTACTTCTACCTGCCGAAGATGGAGAGCCACCTCGAAGCGCGGCTGTGGAACGACGTGTTCACCCACGCCGAGAAGGAGCTGGGCATCGAGCACGGCACGATCCGCGCGACCGTGCTGATCGAGACCATCCCGGCCGCGTTCGAGATGGAGGAGATCCTCTACGAGCTGCGCGAGCACGCGTCGGGCCTGAACGCGGGCCGCTGGGACTACCTGTTCAGCGTGATCAAGTACTTCCGCGACGCCGGCGAGAAGTTCGTGCTGCCGGACCGCAACTCGGTCACCATGACCGCGCCGTTCATGCGCGCCTACACCGAGCTGCTCGTGCGCACCTGCCACAAGCGCGGCGCGTTCGCGATCGGCGGCATGGCCGCGTTCATCCCGAGCAAGGACCCGGCCGTCAACGAGGGCGCGTTCAAGAAGGTCCACGACGACAAGGCGCGGGAGGCCGGCGACGGCTTCGACGGCTCGTGGGTCGCGCACCCGGGCATGGTTTCGCTGTGCCGCGAGGAGTTCGACCAGGTGCTCGGCGACAAGCCGAACCAGCTCGACCGCACCCGCGACGAGGTGAGCGTGACCGCCGACCAGCTGCTCGACGTCGCCTCGACGCCGGGCAGCGCCACCGCGGCCGGGCTGCGCGCGGCCGTCGAGGTCGGCATCCGCTACATCGCCTCGTGGCTGAGCGGCAACGGCGCGGCGGCCATCCACAACCTGATGGAGGACGCCGCCACCGCCGAGATCTCGCGTTCGCAGGTCTGGCAGTGGGTCAAGAACGGCACGGTGCTCGACACCGGCGACCGGGTCACCGCGGAGCTGGTGCGCGGCGTGCTGGCCGACGTCCGCGGCGAGCTGGCCTCGGACGTCAAGGAAGAGCTGCTGGCCCCGGCCGTCGAGCTGTTCGAGCAGGTCGCGCTGGCCGACGAGTTCCCGGACTTCCTCACGCTCCCGGCGTACGAGCGCATCAAGTAATGGGCTGTGTCCGTTGAACAACACTGGCCGGCTCTCCGAGGACGTTTACACCGCCGCCGACGCGCGTCTCGCGGATGCCGACGCGCGCGTCGCGGCCCTGTACCCCGGTGAGCCGCCGGGACGCCGGCCCGTGCACACCGTGTACGTGCCGGCGTCCCAGTACCGCACGCGCCTGGTCGCCGACTGGGGCAAGCGGGCGATGCGGGTGTTCATCGAGGAGGGCGACCGGCTCGGCCTCACGCCGGACGTCGCCGAACGCGTGCGCGCCAAGCTGTTCACGGAGCCGATCGAGGACCTGCGGATCGACTTCGAGGACGGCTACGGCCACCCGGGCGACGACGTGGAGGACGCCGCCGCGCTGGCCGCCGGGCAGACGCTCGCGACCACCGGCGGCACGCCGTTCGTCGGAATCCGGTTCAAGAGCTTCGAAGCCGCGACGCGACGGCGCGGCATCCGCACCCTCGACCTGTTCCTCTCCGGCCTGCTGGAGAACGGCCCGCTGCCCGGCGGCTTCGTGGTCACGCTGCCCAAGGTGACGGCAGTCGAGCAGGTCGAGGTGGCCGCGGATGTGCTGGCCCGGCTGGAATCCGCGTACGGCCTCGCCGAGGGCGCGCTGCGGTTCGAGGTGCAGATCGAGACCGCGCAGTCGATCCTCGCTCACGACGGCACGGTGTCGGTCGCGCGTATCATCCAGGCCGCGGCCGGGCGCTGTTCCGGCCTGCACTACGGCACCTACGACTACAGCGCGGGGCTGGGCATCGCCGCCGCGTACCAGAGCATGGAGCACCCGGCGGCGGACCTGGCCAAGCAGCTCATGCAGGTCGCGGCCGCGGGCACAGGCGTGCGGCTGTCCGACGGCTCCACCAACAAACTGCCGGTCGGCGACGCCCTGCCGACGGCCTGGGCCGAGCACCTGCGGCTCGTGCGGCGTTCGCTGGAGAACGGCTTCTACCAGGGCTGGGACCTGCACCCGCACCAGTTGCCGACCCGCTTCGCGGCGACGTACGCCTTCTACCGCGAAGGCTTCCCCGACGCGGCGAAGCGGCTTCGCGACTACGCCGACCAGACATCGGGCGGAGTGCTCGACGAGCCCGCGACGGCTGAGGCGCTCGCGAGGTACCTGCTTGGCGGCTTGCACTGCGGTGCGCTGGAGGAGTCCGAGCTGCCGTTCGACCGGACGGAGCTGGACCGCTACTCCCGGCGCCTGGCCTAAATCCGTTTGGGTAGAATTCCGGCGGTCTTTGTGCAGGGTGGGAAGGAAGACATGTCGGTCGAAACACTGGAGTTCCAGTCCGAGGCACGCCAGCTGCTGCAGTTGATGATCCATTCGATCTATTCGAACAAGGACATCTTCCTGCGGGAGCTGATCTCCAACGCCTCGGACGCGCTGGACAAGCTGCGCCTGGAGTCGTACCGGGACAAGGATCTGCAGGCGGACACCGACGACCTGCACGTCGAGATCGCGATCGACGCCGAAGCCCGCACGCTCACCGTGCGCGACAACGGGATCGGCATGAGCCGTGACGACGTCGTCGGCCTGATCGGCACCATCGCGAAGTCCGGCACCGCGGAGTTCCTGCGCAGGCTCAAGGAGTCGCAGGAGGCAGCCGGCTCGCAGGACCTGATCGGCCAGTTCGGCGTCGGCTTCTACTCGAGCTTCATGGTCGCGGACAAGGTCACGCTGGTGAGCCGCCGCGCGGGCACGGACGAGGGCGTCCGCTGGGAGTCCGAGGGCGAGGGCACTTACACGATCGAGCCGGTCGAGGACGCGCCGCAGGGCACCGCCGTCACGCTGCACCTGAAGCCGGCCGACGACGAGGACAACCTCTTCGACTACACGTCGCCGTGGAAGGTCCGCGAGATCGTCAAGCGGTACTCGGACTTCATCACCTGGCCGGTCCGGATGGTGAAGCAGAACCCGCTGGAGCCCGACAGCGCTGAAGCCGAAGCCGACGCTGAGAAGGTGCCCGAGCAGGAGACGGTCAACTCGCGCAAGGCGCTGTGGGCGCGGCCGTCGTCGGAGGTCTCCGAGGACGAGTACCACGAGTTCTACAAGCACATCAGCCACGACTGGAACAACCCGCTCGAGACCGTCCGGATGCAGGCGGAGGGCACGTTCGAGTACCAGGCGCTGCTGTTCATCCCGGCTCAGGCGCCGGTGGACCTGTTCATGCGCGACAGCAAGCGCGGCGTGCAGCTGTACGTCAAGCGCGTGTTCATCATGGACGACTGCGAAGCGCTGATGCCGAACTACCTGCGCTTCGTGAAGGGTGTCGTCGACGCGCAGGACCTGTCGCTGAACGTCTCGCGCGAGATCCTGCAGCAGGACCGGCAGATCCGGATGATCCGGCGGCGGCTGGAGAAGAAGGTGCTCTCCACGGTCAAGTCGATGATGGCCGAGGACGCCGAGAAGTACGCGACGTTCTGGCGGGAGTTCGGCCGCGCTGTCAAGGAGGGCCTGCTCGACGACCCGGAGAACCGCGAGTCGATCCTGGAGATCTCCTCGTTCGCCTCCACCGAGGACGCCGAGAAGCCGACCTCGCTGCGTGCGTACGTGGCGCGGATGAAGGACGGCCAGGAGCACATCTACTACATCACCGGCGAGTCGCGCACGACGATCGAGAACTCGCCGCACCTGGAAGCGTTCCGCGCCAAGGGTTACGAGGTGCTGATCCTGACCGACCCGGTCGACGAGATGTGGGTCGACTCGGTGCCGGGCTTCGACGGGAAGCCGCTGCAGTCCGTGGCCAAGGGCGAGGTGGAGCTGGACCCGGCTTCGGAGGAGCAGCAGACGGAGTACACCGACCTGCTGTCCTGGATGACGACCACGCTGGCGGACACCGTCAAGGAGGTCCGGCTCTCGTCGCGGCTGACCACGTCGCCCTCGTGCATCGTCGGCGACACGAACGACGTCTCGCCGACGCTCGAGAAGATGTACCGCGCGATGGGCCAGGAAATGCCGCAGATCAAGCGGATCCTGGAGCTGAACCCGGAGCACCCGCTGGTCACCGGCCTGCGCGAGGCCCGCACGGCGAACCCGGACGACGCGTCGCTGGCCGAGACCGCGGAGCTGCTGTACGGCATGGCGCTGCTCGCCGAGGGCGGCGAGCTGGCCGACCCGGGCCGGTTCCTGAAGCTGGTGGCCGACCGGGCCGCGAAGGCCCTCTAGGAGACTCGTGAGTGTTTATGACGGTTAGAACCGTCATAAACACTCACGAGCCTTTCCCCGCAGCCAGCGCGAGGTAAACGTCCACCTGCGCGACGAAATCGCCCAGGTCCATGCCCA
This genomic interval carries:
- the aceB gene encoding malate synthase A; translated protein: MSEVQVLGGSVERGDEILTPEALAFLAGLHDAFAGRRDELLVARGKRREEARTTGRLDFLPETQGVRDGDWQVAGAPPALRDRRVEITGPTDRKMTINALNSGAKVWLADFEDANTPHWANVVSGQVNLRDAIRGDITLESGGKSYALKDDVEHATIVVRPRGWHLDERNLTFGARLGVGALVDFGLYFFHNAAELLKRGKGPYFYLPKMESHLEARLWNDVFTHAEKELGIEHGTIRATVLIETIPAAFEMEEILYELREHASGLNAGRWDYLFSVIKYFRDAGEKFVLPDRNSVTMTAPFMRAYTELLVRTCHKRGAFAIGGMAAFIPSKDPAVNEGAFKKVHDDKAREAGDGFDGSWVAHPGMVSLCREEFDQVLGDKPNQLDRTRDEVSVTADQLLDVASTPGSATAAGLRAAVEVGIRYIASWLSGNGAAAIHNLMEDAATAEISRSQVWQWVKNGTVLDTGDRVTAELVRGVLADVRGELASDVKEELLAPAVELFEQVALADEFPDFLTLPAYERIK
- a CDS encoding DUF6986 family protein, encoding MNNTGRLSEDVYTAADARLADADARVAALYPGEPPGRRPVHTVYVPASQYRTRLVADWGKRAMRVFIEEGDRLGLTPDVAERVRAKLFTEPIEDLRIDFEDGYGHPGDDVEDAAALAAGQTLATTGGTPFVGIRFKSFEAATRRRGIRTLDLFLSGLLENGPLPGGFVVTLPKVTAVEQVEVAADVLARLESAYGLAEGALRFEVQIETAQSILAHDGTVSVARIIQAAAGRCSGLHYGTYDYSAGLGIAAAYQSMEHPAADLAKQLMQVAAAGTGVRLSDGSTNKLPVGDALPTAWAEHLRLVRRSLENGFYQGWDLHPHQLPTRFAATYAFYREGFPDAAKRLRDYADQTSGGVLDEPATAEALARYLLGGLHCGALEESELPFDRTELDRYSRRLA
- a CDS encoding IclR family transcriptional regulator encodes the protein MAAEKSGRDGGVQSLQRAFELLEHLADTGGEASLSELATLSGLPMPTIHRLIRTLVDLGYVRQNTNRRYALGARLIRLGENASMQFGAWARPLLVELVEEVGETANLAVLERDEVVYVAQVPSKHSMRMFTEVGRRLLPHGTGVGKAMLAQLPADDVAALLDRTGMPAYTEHTFTDPAALAAELTRIAGQGYALDEAEQELGVRCIAVAVPGAPVPAAVSVSGPSGRLTTDAVAHIAPVVQKIADRLSQQLPVT
- the htpG gene encoding molecular chaperone HtpG; the protein is MSVETLEFQSEARQLLQLMIHSIYSNKDIFLRELISNASDALDKLRLESYRDKDLQADTDDLHVEIAIDAEARTLTVRDNGIGMSRDDVVGLIGTIAKSGTAEFLRRLKESQEAAGSQDLIGQFGVGFYSSFMVADKVTLVSRRAGTDEGVRWESEGEGTYTIEPVEDAPQGTAVTLHLKPADDEDNLFDYTSPWKVREIVKRYSDFITWPVRMVKQNPLEPDSAEAEADAEKVPEQETVNSRKALWARPSSEVSEDEYHEFYKHISHDWNNPLETVRMQAEGTFEYQALLFIPAQAPVDLFMRDSKRGVQLYVKRVFIMDDCEALMPNYLRFVKGVVDAQDLSLNVSREILQQDRQIRMIRRRLEKKVLSTVKSMMAEDAEKYATFWREFGRAVKEGLLDDPENRESILEISSFASTEDAEKPTSLRAYVARMKDGQEHIYYITGESRTTIENSPHLEAFRAKGYEVLILTDPVDEMWVDSVPGFDGKPLQSVAKGEVELDPASEEQQTEYTDLLSWMTTTLADTVKEVRLSSRLTTSPSCIVGDTNDVSPTLEKMYRAMGQEMPQIKRILELNPEHPLVTGLREARTANPDDASLAETAELLYGMALLAEGGELADPGRFLKLVADRAAKAL